In Halosegnis marinus, one genomic interval encodes:
- a CDS encoding thiolase domain-containing protein, whose amino-acid sequence MTDAYVVGAGQSDYGAFPDESYRSLFATAYEDALDSVPDGMDPDRIDEAVVGTLGVGGRQLGLPGPAVTEHVGLHGVPTTRVENACAASGYAVRQAVQAVKSGMADVVLAGGVEVMNDASGDAVRYWLGVSGETEWERLSGTTFSGVYAQMASAHMREYGTTVEQLSHAAVKSHENGAKNPHAQLGFECTLEDAVNAPTVADPLTLYHCCPTSDGAAAVLVVSEDVVEEFTDDPIRVAGVGASSDRVGLFQRETYTNVPASRRAGEGAYEMAGMSADDVDFAEVHDCFSIAELAAYEDLGFCEQGKAGEFVESGATRLDGDLPVNTSGGLKSKGHPIGATGAGQVVEVFEQLSGHAGERQLNDPRVGLTHNVGGSGGAAVVHLFEREEVAR is encoded by the coding sequence GCCAGTCGGACTACGGGGCCTTCCCCGACGAGTCGTACCGCTCGCTGTTCGCCACCGCTTACGAGGACGCCCTCGACTCGGTGCCGGACGGGATGGACCCCGACCGCATCGACGAGGCCGTCGTCGGCACGCTCGGCGTCGGCGGCCGCCAACTGGGCCTCCCCGGCCCGGCCGTGACCGAACACGTCGGCCTCCACGGCGTGCCGACGACGCGCGTCGAGAACGCCTGTGCCGCGTCGGGCTACGCGGTCCGACAGGCCGTGCAGGCCGTGAAGTCCGGGATGGCCGACGTGGTCCTCGCGGGCGGCGTCGAGGTGATGAACGACGCCTCCGGCGACGCGGTGCGATACTGGCTCGGCGTCTCCGGCGAGACGGAGTGGGAGCGGCTCTCGGGGACGACCTTCTCGGGGGTGTACGCGCAGATGGCCTCCGCGCACATGCGCGAGTACGGCACGACGGTCGAACAGCTCTCGCACGCCGCGGTCAAGAGCCACGAGAACGGCGCGAAGAACCCCCACGCGCAGCTCGGCTTCGAGTGTACGCTGGAGGACGCCGTGAACGCGCCGACGGTCGCGGACCCGCTCACGCTGTACCACTGCTGTCCCACGAGCGACGGCGCGGCCGCCGTCCTCGTCGTGAGCGAGGACGTGGTCGAGGAGTTCACCGACGACCCCATCCGCGTCGCCGGGGTCGGGGCTTCCTCCGACCGCGTCGGCCTGTTCCAGCGCGAGACGTACACGAACGTCCCGGCCTCGCGGCGTGCGGGCGAGGGGGCCTACGAGATGGCCGGCATGAGCGCCGACGACGTGGACTTCGCGGAGGTCCACGACTGCTTCTCCATCGCCGAACTCGCCGCCTACGAGGACCTCGGCTTCTGCGAGCAGGGGAAGGCGGGCGAGTTCGTCGAGTCGGGCGCGACCCGCCTCGACGGCGACCTCCCGGTCAACACCTCCGGCGGGCTGAAGTCGAAGGGCCACCCCATCGGCGCGACCGGTGCCGGCCAGGTGGTCGAGGTGTTCGAACAGCTCTCGGGCCACGCGGGCGAGCGCCAGCTCAACGACCCGCGCGTCGGGCTGACACACAACGTCGGCGGCTCGGGCGGCGCCGCGGTCGTCCACCTGTTCGAGCGGGAGGAGGTGGCGCGATGA
- a CDS encoding zinc ribbon domain-containing protein: MSVGIRAVGAYAPRFRVTAEAFEEAWGSFDAPGVETKAVPDADEDALTMGYEAATRALDAAEVAPEEVDFLAFASTTPPLAEEDLTVRLGSLLGVESDATRHVFTGSTRAGTRALAAALDAGPERGLVVVADCPRGEPHDAREHAAGAGAAAFVVGPEAPLRVTERVEHADAYPGTRFRRTGEERVGSIDAGVYDRNAFVRPLAAAVEDIEVGDLDAAAIQMPDGKLPYRAAGAMGLDNGTVHAGGTVSTLGDTGAASVPLGLASALSEGAERLLAVSWGSGAGADAFLLAAEGEVPVSLALDGDEEVSYAEYLRLRGEITAEEPDGGGAYVSVPTWHRSLPQRHRLVAGRCPECGTYTFPPEGACRGCDTLVEFEEVALSGDGTVEAQTEIGKGGAPPEFAELQSRSGAFGVAIVAFDAPDGGEATAPAMVVGDAAVGDRVEATQRRIYTQEGVTRYGFKVRRAE; this comes from the coding sequence ATGAGCGTCGGAATCCGCGCCGTCGGCGCGTACGCGCCCCGGTTCCGCGTGACCGCCGAGGCGTTCGAGGAGGCGTGGGGCTCGTTCGACGCGCCGGGCGTCGAGACGAAGGCCGTCCCCGACGCCGACGAGGACGCGCTGACGATGGGGTACGAGGCGGCGACGCGCGCGCTCGACGCGGCCGAGGTCGCCCCGGAGGAAGTGGACTTCCTCGCGTTCGCCTCCACCACCCCGCCGCTCGCGGAGGAGGACCTCACCGTCCGGCTCGGCTCCCTGCTCGGGGTCGAGAGCGACGCGACCCGCCACGTCTTCACCGGGAGCACGCGGGCCGGGACGCGCGCGCTCGCGGCGGCGCTCGACGCCGGCCCCGAACGGGGACTGGTCGTCGTGGCCGACTGCCCGCGCGGCGAGCCGCACGACGCGCGCGAACACGCGGCCGGGGCGGGGGCGGCGGCGTTCGTCGTCGGTCCCGAGGCGCCGCTCCGGGTCACGGAGCGGGTCGAACACGCCGACGCCTATCCGGGGACGCGGTTCCGCCGGACGGGCGAGGAGCGCGTCGGGAGCATCGACGCGGGCGTGTACGACCGGAACGCGTTCGTCCGCCCGCTCGCGGCCGCCGTCGAGGACATCGAGGTCGGTGACCTCGACGCCGCGGCGATACAGATGCCCGACGGCAAACTCCCCTACCGCGCCGCGGGCGCGATGGGCCTCGACAACGGGACGGTCCACGCGGGCGGCACCGTCTCGACGCTCGGGGACACGGGCGCGGCCTCGGTGCCGCTCGGACTCGCGTCGGCACTCTCGGAGGGCGCGGAACGGCTGCTCGCCGTGTCGTGGGGCTCCGGTGCGGGGGCCGACGCGTTCCTGCTCGCCGCCGAGGGCGAGGTGCCGGTTTCGCTCGCACTCGACGGGGACGAGGAGGTCAGCTACGCCGAGTACCTCCGCCTGCGCGGAGAGATAACGGCCGAGGAGCCGGACGGCGGCGGGGCGTACGTCTCCGTGCCGACGTGGCACCGCTCGCTCCCGCAGCGCCACCGGCTCGTCGCCGGGCGCTGTCCGGAGTGCGGGACGTACACCTTCCCGCCGGAGGGTGCCTGTCGCGGCTGCGACACGCTGGTCGAGTTCGAGGAGGTCGCGCTGTCCGGCGACGGTACCGTCGAGGCACAGACGGAGATAGGAAAGGGCGGCGCGCCCCCGGAGTTCGCGGAACTGCAGTCGCGCTCGGGGGCGTTCGGCGTCGCCATCGTCGCGTTCGACGCGCCCGACGGCGGCGAGGCGACCGCGCCGGCGATGGTCGTCGGGGACGCCGCCGTCGGCGACCGCGTGGAGGCGACACAGCGGCGCATCTACACGCAGGAGGGCGTCACCCGGTACGGGTTCAAGGTGCGGCGCGCCGAGTAG
- a CDS encoding DUF2391 family protein, protein MSTDDYVSTEEARPEDIVDDLADLRAQVADPEARAQVNDLMEQVADLQPRGLGNVIVGFDRTDLAEAALGALLFGIPMFVEGGTNEVGAFVADRPLAFVGTLVAAVLLVYGIVYVADFQDVRVHEPLFGLVPRRLAGVVGASFLVAALGMTLWGRVDWTSPWLAVCTVSVAFVPMSIGAALGDIIPGS, encoded by the coding sequence GTGTCGACCGACGACTACGTCTCCACGGAGGAGGCGAGGCCGGAGGACATCGTCGACGACCTCGCGGACCTGCGGGCGCAGGTCGCGGACCCCGAGGCCCGAGCGCAGGTGAACGACCTGATGGAACAGGTGGCGGACCTCCAGCCGCGGGGCCTCGGCAACGTCATCGTCGGGTTCGACCGCACGGACCTCGCGGAGGCGGCGCTCGGCGCGCTGCTGTTCGGCATCCCGATGTTCGTCGAGGGCGGCACCAACGAGGTCGGCGCGTTCGTCGCCGACCGGCCGCTGGCGTTCGTCGGTACGCTCGTCGCCGCGGTGCTTCTCGTCTACGGCATCGTCTACGTCGCGGACTTCCAGGACGTGCGCGTCCACGAGCCGCTGTTCGGGCTCGTCCCGCGGCGGCTGGCCGGCGTCGTCGGCGCGTCCTTCCTGGTCGCGGCGCTCGGGATGACGCTGTGGGGCCGGGTCGACTGGACCTCGCCGTGGCTCGCCGTCTGCACGGTGAGCGTCGCGTTCGTCCCGATGTCCATCGGCGCGGCGCTGGGTGACATCATCCCCGGGAGCTAG
- a CDS encoding transcriptional regulator TbsP domain-containing protein, which translates to MSEEVSAGQLSTVLRDALAGGGAATVTCTDATVLFAAVRALDALDGSDRPDETRLLATDGAAKAASRDFVTATAFADLRADDAAALRTVDPAALPEPMVVTDESVVPVLRGVPCKSVTVRVADTTLRSEYTDALSTRWDDAEGYDLDSYPRSDFLASLSDKFGDAFRADFERALAAPDTRGPGDGVDPVDLLVLVAAKHGEQSYELNRWGESFGVASVGKFSQSKRRLEEIGLVETEKVQTGSVGRPRQRLRIGLDDLAGADAEELVGAMRSVLG; encoded by the coding sequence GTGTCAGAGGAAGTATCCGCCGGGCAGCTCTCCACCGTGCTCCGTGACGCGCTCGCGGGCGGCGGAGCGGCGACGGTAACGTGTACGGACGCGACGGTGTTGTTCGCCGCGGTCCGGGCGCTCGACGCGCTCGACGGGAGCGACAGGCCCGACGAGACGCGGCTTCTCGCGACCGACGGGGCGGCGAAGGCCGCCTCGCGCGACTTCGTGACGGCGACGGCGTTCGCCGACCTGCGGGCCGACGACGCCGCGGCGCTTCGGACGGTCGACCCCGCCGCCCTCCCCGAGCCGATGGTCGTGACCGACGAGAGCGTCGTCCCGGTGTTGCGGGGGGTTCCCTGCAAGAGCGTGACGGTGCGGGTGGCGGACACGACGCTCCGGAGCGAGTACACCGACGCGCTCTCGACACGGTGGGACGACGCCGAGGGGTACGACCTCGACTCGTACCCGCGCTCGGACTTCCTCGCGTCGTTGAGCGACAAGTTCGGCGACGCGTTCCGCGCCGACTTCGAGCGGGCGCTCGCCGCGCCGGACACCCGCGGCCCGGGCGACGGGGTCGACCCCGTGGACCTGCTCGTTCTCGTCGCGGCGAAACACGGCGAGCAGTCGTACGAACTCAACCGCTGGGGCGAGTCGTTCGGCGTCGCGAGCGTCGGGAAGTTCTCGCAGTCGAAGCGCCGGCTGGAGGAGATCGGTCTCGTGGAGACGGAGAAGGTCCAGACCGGCTCCGTGGGACGGCCGCGCCAGCGGCTCCGCATCGGGCTGGACGACCTCGCGGGCGCGGACGCGGAGGAACTCGTGGGGGCGATGCGGTCCGTCCTCGGCTAG
- a CDS encoding HVO_2753 family zinc finger protein — translation MSESEQKRARKCVSCGINISGTAAARFKCPDCGHEIFRCAKCRKQSNLYECPDCGFTGP, via the coding sequence ATGAGCGAATCCGAGCAGAAGCGCGCACGCAAGTGCGTCTCCTGCGGAATCAACATCTCCGGGACGGCCGCCGCCCGGTTCAAGTGTCCCGACTGCGGGCACGAGATATTCCGCTGCGCGAAGTGCCGCAAGCAGAGCAACCTCTACGAGTGCCCGGACTGCGGGTTCACGGGGCCGTAA
- a CDS encoding elongation factor 1-beta has product MGKVAVKLKVMPQNPEVDLDDLQDRLEASLPEGAKVRGFDRDDVAFGLVALLPTVIVPDDAGGSEAVEEAFSGVEGVESVAVESQGRL; this is encoded by the coding sequence ATGGGGAAGGTCGCCGTCAAGCTCAAGGTCATGCCGCAGAACCCCGAGGTCGACCTCGACGATCTCCAGGACCGCCTGGAGGCCTCCCTCCCGGAGGGCGCGAAGGTCCGCGGTTTCGACCGCGACGACGTCGCGTTCGGGCTCGTGGCGCTGCTCCCGACCGTCATCGTCCCGGACGACGCCGGCGGCAGCGAGGCCGTCGAGGAGGCGTTCTCCGGCGTGGAGGGCGTCGAGTCCGTCGCCGTCGAATCGCAGGGTCGCCTGTAA
- a CDS encoding cystathionine gamma-synthase — MDDDSRIETRAIHAGQEPDPETGALMTPIHANSTYEQDAPGAHRGYEYSRTGNPTRTDLEANLAALEGGAHGRAFSSGMGAINTVLNLLSAGDHVVTSDDVYGGTHRIFTQVYEEYDLSFSFVDTTDPEAVADAVRPETELVWVETPTNPLMRIADIGALAEVAHAAGALCAVDNTFATPYLQRPLEHGADIVSHSLTKYLGGHSDTVGGALVTDDADLDERIGFYQNAVGATPGPFDCFLVLRGTKTLPVRMDRHCENARRLAAWLQGQSCVDRVYYPGLESHPQHDLAARQMDDFGGMLSFELDATLDEAGTVVSETEVFTLAESLGGVESLIEQPAAMTHAAIPPEEREAIGLTDGLIRASVGVEHADDLEADLRRAFEAAGLY; from the coding sequence ATGGACGACGACTCCCGTATCGAGACGCGGGCCATCCACGCCGGCCAGGAGCCGGACCCCGAGACGGGCGCGCTGATGACGCCCATCCACGCGAACTCCACCTACGAACAGGACGCCCCCGGCGCCCACCGGGGCTACGAGTACTCCCGGACGGGCAACCCCACGCGGACGGACCTCGAAGCCAACCTCGCCGCGCTGGAGGGGGGCGCCCACGGCCGCGCCTTCTCCTCGGGGATGGGCGCCATCAACACCGTCCTCAATCTGCTGTCGGCGGGCGACCACGTCGTCACGAGCGACGACGTGTACGGCGGCACCCACCGCATCTTCACGCAGGTGTACGAGGAGTACGACCTCTCCTTCTCGTTCGTGGACACCACGGACCCCGAGGCCGTCGCCGACGCCGTCCGCCCCGAGACGGAACTCGTCTGGGTCGAGACGCCGACGAACCCCCTCATGCGCATCGCCGACATCGGCGCGCTCGCGGAGGTCGCTCACGCCGCCGGCGCGCTGTGTGCGGTGGACAACACGTTCGCCACGCCGTACCTCCAGCGCCCGCTCGAACACGGCGCGGACATCGTCTCCCACTCGCTGACGAAGTACCTCGGGGGCCACTCCGACACCGTCGGCGGCGCGCTCGTGACGGACGACGCCGACCTCGACGAGCGTATCGGCTTCTACCAGAACGCCGTCGGCGCGACGCCCGGCCCGTTCGACTGCTTCCTCGTCCTCCGGGGCACCAAGACGCTCCCCGTGCGCATGGACCGCCACTGTGAGAACGCCCGCCGCCTCGCGGCGTGGCTCCAGGGCCAGTCGTGCGTCGACCGCGTCTACTACCCCGGGCTGGAGTCGCACCCGCAACACGACCTCGCGGCCCGACAGATGGACGACTTCGGCGGGATGCTCTCGTTCGAACTCGACGCCACCCTCGACGAGGCGGGCACGGTCGTCTCCGAGACCGAGGTGTTCACGCTCGCGGAGTCGCTCGGCGGCGTCGAGAGCCTCATCGAACAGCCCGCGGCGATGACCCACGCGGCCATCCCGCCGGAGGAGCGGGAGGCCATCGGCCTCACGGACGGACTCATCCGCGCCTCGGTGGGCGTCGAACACGCGGACGACCTCGAAGCCGACCTACGGCGGGCGTTCGAGGCGGCGGGGCTCTACTGA